The following proteins come from a genomic window of Micromonospora zamorensis:
- a CDS encoding penicillin-binding transpeptidase domain-containing protein — MPLSYPRPHRPNHARRLTAALTTALLTAGVLAGCSGDDGPQSSVDAFLSGWRSGDLQAVGLIDPTGNKLPSAEVTREIKELSGELAATPPTLKRRGEPKVTKDIATATVQVEWNLPGQTRWAYDRELRLAHGDDDQWQVIWEPRVVHEQLTKGDRLAVRRDAGARAAVLDAAGQPLVTPRPVVRVGVQPDGVTDIKKLVKDLDGAFKAIRPALVPAVDLADLPERVAKAEPGAFVEVVSLREEAYLQIKPRIYDLDGTKFVSAKVDLAPTREFARAVLGTVDPAQADDLTAHPDRYVAGDLVGHGGLQGRYDERLRGAPGLTVVVERPAEGGKLESTGTELFRREPQPGQTLKTTLDVAAQNAADGALRAESRRSALVALRISDGAVLAAANGPGPAGENLAFTAQVPPGSTFKVVSTLGLLDRGAVTLDGPVACPKTFTVDGRSFKNSDNFELGSVPFRTDFAKSCNTAFASLAPKLGGDGLAAAGRALGLEGQWDLGTDAFTGKVSTGGSPAEQAAASFGQGTTLVSPLAMAGATAAVARGRFEQPKLLLDPAPAKPAAAGEQLKPESVAALRSMMREVVTSGTGSALKDVPGEVYGKTGTAEYDDNPAHTHAWFVGWRGDVAFAVFVEKGGASTASAVPIAERFLRALPQS, encoded by the coding sequence ATGCCCTTGTCGTACCCCCGGCCCCACCGGCCGAACCACGCCCGCCGCCTGACCGCCGCCCTCACCACGGCGCTGCTCACGGCCGGTGTTCTCGCCGGCTGCTCGGGTGACGACGGGCCGCAGAGCAGCGTCGACGCCTTCCTCAGCGGTTGGCGCAGCGGCGATCTCCAGGCGGTCGGTCTGATCGACCCGACCGGCAACAAGCTGCCGTCGGCCGAGGTGACTCGCGAGATCAAGGAGCTCTCCGGTGAGCTGGCGGCCACCCCGCCCACGCTGAAGCGGCGCGGCGAGCCGAAGGTCACGAAGGACATCGCGACCGCGACGGTCCAGGTGGAGTGGAACCTGCCCGGTCAGACCCGCTGGGCGTACGACCGGGAGTTACGCCTCGCGCACGGCGATGACGACCAGTGGCAGGTGATTTGGGAGCCCAGGGTGGTGCACGAGCAGCTCACCAAGGGTGACCGGTTGGCGGTGCGCCGCGACGCCGGTGCCCGGGCCGCGGTGTTGGACGCCGCCGGGCAACCGCTCGTGACTCCGCGCCCGGTGGTCCGGGTGGGCGTGCAGCCCGACGGGGTCACCGACATCAAGAAGCTGGTCAAGGACCTCGACGGGGCGTTCAAGGCGATCCGCCCGGCGCTGGTGCCCGCCGTCGACCTGGCCGACCTGCCCGAGCGGGTCGCCAAGGCCGAGCCGGGCGCCTTCGTCGAGGTGGTGTCGCTGCGCGAGGAGGCGTACCTCCAGATCAAGCCCCGGATCTACGACCTGGACGGCACCAAGTTCGTCTCCGCCAAGGTCGACCTGGCACCGACCCGGGAGTTTGCCCGGGCGGTGCTCGGCACTGTCGACCCGGCGCAGGCGGACGACCTCACCGCACACCCGGACCGGTACGTCGCCGGCGACCTGGTCGGGCACGGCGGGTTGCAGGGCCGCTACGACGAACGGCTGCGCGGCGCGCCCGGGCTGACCGTGGTGGTCGAGCGGCCGGCCGAGGGCGGCAAACTGGAGTCCACCGGCACTGAGCTGTTCCGTCGGGAGCCGCAGCCCGGCCAGACGCTGAAGACCACGCTGGACGTCGCCGCCCAGAACGCGGCCGACGGGGCACTGCGCGCCGAGTCCCGCCGCTCCGCCCTGGTGGCTCTCCGGATCAGCGATGGCGCGGTGCTCGCCGCGGCGAACGGTCCCGGGCCGGCCGGGGAAAACCTGGCCTTCACCGCCCAGGTGCCGCCGGGTTCCACGTTCAAGGTGGTCAGCACGCTGGGCCTGCTGGACCGGGGCGCTGTCACTCTGGACGGGCCGGTTGCCTGCCCGAAGACCTTCACCGTCGACGGTCGGTCCTTCAAGAACTCCGACAACTTCGAGCTGGGCTCGGTGCCGTTCCGCACCGACTTCGCCAAGTCCTGCAACACGGCGTTCGCCTCGCTGGCCCCGAAGCTCGGCGGTGACGGGCTGGCCGCTGCCGGCCGCGCGTTGGGCCTGGAGGGTCAATGGGACCTCGGCACCGACGCCTTCACCGGCAAGGTGTCCACGGGCGGCAGCCCGGCCGAGCAGGCCGCGGCATCGTTCGGGCAGGGCACCACGCTGGTCAGCCCGCTGGCCATGGCCGGTGCCACCGCCGCCGTCGCCCGAGGCCGGTTCGAGCAGCCGAAGCTCCTGCTCGACCCGGCGCCGGCCAAGCCGGCCGCGGCGGGTGAGCAGCTCAAGCCGGAATCGGTCGCGGCGCTGCGTTCGATGATGCGCGAGGTGGTCACCAGCGGCACCGGCAGCGCACTCAAGGATGTGCCGGGCGAGGTGTACGGCAAGACCGGCACCGCCGAGTACGACGACAACCCGGCCCACACCCACGCCTGGTTCGTCGGTTGGCGGGGTGACGTGGCGTTCGCCGTGTTCGTGGAGAAGGGCGGGGCCAGCACTGCCTCGGCCGTCCCGATCGCCGAGCGCTTCCTCCGCGCCCTCCCACAGTCCTGA
- a CDS encoding tetratricopeptide repeat protein, translating to MSDPRITSSIFTRGAVDLSTLRGPAPASPRPGTPPQGGPSNGAPGAPTAGGNTAIVDVTEATIQSDVLERSMAMPVVVFFGAAGFPESDEFAPVLERLNAEGDGTWVLARVDVQENPRIAQMFRVQGIPMVYAVVGGQPVDAFSGVVPEAQLRQWLQAVLKAGGVAVAEPEDPRLDEADDALMSGDLDAAEQAYRKILADAPADAAATAGLAQVGVARRVAGADPTTAMAAAESAPDDVAAQLLAADIEVLSGLAEQAYARLVGLVRRTAGEDRETVRQHLVSLFSIAGPDDPAVASARRALASALF from the coding sequence ATGAGCGACCCACGGATCACCTCGTCGATCTTCACCCGCGGCGCGGTCGACCTCAGCACGCTGCGTGGCCCCGCACCAGCAAGTCCCCGCCCCGGCACGCCCCCGCAGGGCGGCCCGTCCAACGGCGCCCCGGGCGCGCCCACCGCAGGCGGTAACACCGCCATCGTGGACGTCACCGAGGCGACAATCCAGTCCGACGTGCTCGAACGGTCGATGGCCATGCCCGTCGTCGTGTTCTTCGGCGCCGCCGGCTTCCCGGAGAGCGACGAGTTCGCCCCGGTGCTGGAACGGCTGAACGCCGAGGGCGACGGCACCTGGGTGCTGGCACGGGTCGACGTGCAGGAAAACCCGCGAATCGCCCAGATGTTCCGGGTCCAGGGCATTCCCATGGTCTACGCGGTCGTCGGCGGGCAGCCCGTCGACGCCTTCTCCGGGGTCGTGCCCGAGGCGCAGCTTCGGCAGTGGCTCCAGGCCGTCCTCAAGGCCGGCGGCGTGGCCGTGGCCGAGCCGGAGGACCCCCGCCTCGACGAGGCGGACGACGCGCTGATGAGCGGGGATCTGGACGCCGCCGAGCAGGCGTACAGGAAGATCCTGGCCGACGCGCCCGCGGACGCCGCGGCCACCGCGGGGCTGGCCCAGGTCGGGGTGGCCCGCCGGGTGGCCGGCGCAGACCCCACCACCGCCATGGCCGCCGCCGAGAGCGCCCCCGACGACGTGGCCGCCCAGCTGCTGGCCGCCGACATCGAGGTGCTCAGCGGCCTGGCCGAGCAGGCGTACGCCCGGCTCGTCGGTCTGGTCCGGCGCACCGCCGGCGAGGACCGCGAGACCGTCCGCCAGCACCTGGTCTCGCTCTTCTCCATCGCCGGCCCGGACGATCCGGCGGTCGCCTCGGCACGCCGGGCCCTGGCCAGCGCCCTGTTCTGA